A stretch of the Perca fluviatilis chromosome 17, GENO_Pfluv_1.0, whole genome shotgun sequence genome encodes the following:
- the mtfp1 gene encoding mitochondrial fission process protein 1 — translation MDPIEEKTSKTVDIYRDTWVRFLGYANEVGEAFRALVPVSLVWGSYAVASVYVTADAVDKGKKAALAHGDNPGKTTRVAVAVVDTFVWQALASVIIPGFTINRVCAASLHLLGRTTKWPLPVRKWTTTAIGLSTIPFIISPIDRSVDFLLDSSLRKVYNEEEKHK, via the exons ATGGATCCAATTGAAGAGAAAACAAGCAAAACGGTCGACATTTATCGCGATACATGGGTCCGCTTCCTAG GCTATGCCAATGAAGTCGGGGAGGCTTTTCGTGCTCTGGTACCAGTGAGTTTGGTATGGGGCAGCTATGCTGTGGCCTCTGTGTACGTTACTGCTGATGCTGTGGACAAAGGGAAGAAAGCAGCTCTG GCCCACGGGGACAACCcagggaagacaacacgagtaGCGGTGGCAGTGGTGGACACGTTTGTGTGGCAGGCCCTCGCCTCTGTGATCATCCCGGGCTTCACCATTAACCGTGTATGTGCTGCGTCACTACACCTGCTGGGCAGAACCACCAAGTGGCCCCTGCCTGTCCGCAAGTGGACCACAACAGCTATAGGCCTCTCTACAATCCCCTTCATTATTTCTCCTATAGACAG GTCAGTGGATTTCCTGCTTGACTCAAGCCTTCGGAAGGTCTACAATGAGGAAGAGAAGCACAAATAA
- the lman2la gene encoding lectin, mannose-binding 2-like a: MAAASMSHYYREPRSPFRRKIMTFKSYWTFAFLICTASKCLADDDHEMEEFLKREYSLSKPYQGVGSLGSSHWELMGDSMVTTEQVRLTPDMQSRQGAVWSRLPCHLTDWEMQVHFKIHGQGKKNLNGDGLAIWYTKERAQKGPVFGNMDNFTGLGVFVDTYPNEEKHLEAQKKRYTPRTQRIFPFVLAMVGNGSISYDHERDGRPTELGGCNAMVRNLKHDTFLFIRYVRRRLTVMIDIDGQHEWRDCLDIPGVRLPKGYYFGATAITGDLSDNHDIISLKLYQLTVLRSRKEEEEEEEEEITIPSVDNIELLRLGQTEEGMSGLAIFFTVFFSMLGCIFLIVIGLVVYSHWSESRRKRFY, from the exons ATGGCTGCCGCCAGCATGAGCCATTATTACAGGGAGCCCAGATCACCATTCAGACGGAAAATAATGACTTTTAAATCATACTGGACTTTCGCTTTTCTAATTTGTACTGCAAGCAAGTGTTTGGCTGACGATGATCATGAAATGGAAGAGTTTTTGAAGCGGGAGTATTCCCTTTCCAAGCCATACCAAG GTGTGGGATCCTTGGGCTCCTCGCACTGGGAGCTGATGGGGGATTCCATGGTAACCACCGAGCAGGTGCGCCTCACACCTGACATGCAGAGCCGGCAGGGGGCAGTGTGGAGCCGCCTT ccTTGCCATCTGACAGATTGGGAGATGCAGGTGCACTTTAAGATTCACGGGCAAGGGAAGAAGAACCTGAATGGGGATGGGCTAGCCATATGGTACACTAAGGAACGTGCACAAAAAG GTCCTGTATTTGGAAATATGGACAACTTCACTGGCTTGGGTGTGTTTGTGGACACGTATCCTAATGAGGAGAAACACCTAGAG GCGCAGAAGAAAAGATATACTCCACGCACACAG AGGATTTTCCCCTTCGTTCTGGCTATGGTTGGGAACGGCAGCATCAGCTATGACCACGAGCGGGACGGTCGCCCCACAGAGCTTGGCGGCTGCAACGCCATGGTGCGCAACCTCAAACATGACACCTTCCTCTTCATCCGATACGTCCGCCGCAGGCTCACG GTGATGATAGACATCGACGGGCAACATGAGTGGAGGGACTGCCTGGACATACCCGGGGTGCGGCTTCCCAAAGGCTATTATTTTGGAGCTACAGCCATCACTGGAGACCTCTCAG ATAACCATGATATAATTTCCCTGAAACTCTACCAACTGACGGTGTTGCGGAGTcgaaaggaagaggaagaggaggaagaagaggagataACCATACCCAGTGTGGATAACATTGAGCTACTCAgat TGGGTCAGACTGAAGAAGGGATGAGTGGGTTAGCTATTTTCTTCACCGTGTTCTTCTCCATGTTGGGCTGCATCTTCCTCATCGTTATCGGCCTGGTGGTCTACAGCCACTGGAGCGAGAGTCGACGCAAGCGCTTCTACtga